In the genome of Massilibacillus massiliensis, one region contains:
- a CDS encoding stage V sporulation protein AE, giving the protein MTKKVRVILITDGDRVAQKVIEKLAYDLDLRCLSASAGNPTPISGKKIVDLLKTVPKDPVLVMFDDKGEPEKGEGELAMEYVANHPDIEVLGAIAVASNTTDNYGAEVDVCISKEGSMVHVPIDKKGEERHSAFFEDDTIIKGDTVDVINELDIPVVIGIGDIGKMRRKDDICCGAPVTRRAIEEILKRNGIEYDKI; this is encoded by the coding sequence ATGACGAAAAAAGTTAGAGTAATATTAATTACTGATGGCGATCGTGTTGCGCAGAAAGTCATTGAAAAACTTGCATATGATTTGGATTTACGTTGTTTATCGGCATCTGCTGGTAATCCAACTCCTATTAGCGGTAAAAAGATTGTAGATCTTTTAAAGACTGTGCCAAAAGATCCTGTACTTGTTATGTTTGATGACAAAGGAGAACCTGAAAAGGGAGAAGGCGAATTGGCAATGGAATATGTTGCAAATCATCCTGATATCGAAGTACTCGGAGCGATTGCTGTAGCTTCTAATACAACAGATAACTATGGGGCTGAGGTCGATGTATGCATATCGAAGGAAGGTAGTATGGTTCATGTGCCGATTGATAAAAAAGGTGAGGAAAGACATAGTGCTTTTTTTGAGGATGATACAATCATTAAAGGTGATACTGTGGATGTGATTAATGAACTTGATATTCCAGTCGTAATTGGAATTGGAGATATTGGAAAGATGAGAAGAAAAGATGATATTTGTTGCGGAGCTCCTGTGACTAGACGTGCAATTGAAGAAATATTAAAACGTAACGGAATTGAATACGATAAGATTTAA
- a CDS encoding segregation/condensation protein A, protein MAEYKIKLDTFEGPMDLLMHLIEKNKINIYDIPIAEITEQYLKYLEQFKEFNIEIASEFLVMAATLLQIKSRILLPKQKKNDTEVEDSEVDPRQELVERLLEYRRFKEVCEVLDKMASDQSKMFFREPTNLLTNYLPLEGLEIGLLVDAFHAVLEASSNTTTLVSREKFNIQDKMMDIMYLLHNNKHSIFFTDAFTRAGTKAELVVTFLALLELIKLKRVFIEQNYSFAPIMIKQRM, encoded by the coding sequence ATGGCTGAATATAAGATTAAATTAGATACATTTGAGGGTCCTATGGATCTTCTAATGCATCTAATAGAAAAAAATAAGATTAACATTTATGATATTCCCATAGCAGAAATAACAGAGCAGTATTTAAAGTATTTAGAACAATTTAAAGAATTTAATATTGAAATAGCAAGTGAATTTCTGGTTATGGCGGCGACTTTATTGCAAATTAAATCTAGAATTTTATTACCGAAGCAGAAGAAAAACGATACAGAAGTAGAAGATAGTGAAGTGGATCCAAGACAAGAACTTGTAGAGCGATTATTAGAATATCGCCGATTTAAAGAAGTTTGCGAAGTTCTGGATAAAATGGCTAGTGATCAGTCTAAAATGTTTTTTAGGGAACCAACTAATTTATTGACCAATTATTTGCCTTTAGAAGGATTAGAAATTGGTTTGTTAGTTGATGCATTTCATGCAGTATTGGAAGCAAGTTCTAATACTACGACATTAGTCTCGAGAGAGAAATTTAATATTCAAGATAAAATGATGGATATTATGTATTTATTACATAACAACAAGCACAGTATCTTTTTTACCGATGCGTTTACTAGAGCCGGAACAAAAGCAGAATTGGTAGTTACTTTTTTAGCTTTATTAGAATTGATAAAATTAAAAAGAGTTTTCATTGAACAAAATTATTCTTTTGCGCCAATTATGATTAAGCAAAGGATGTGA
- a CDS encoding pseudouridine synthase: protein MLERLQKVMSQAGIASRRAAEILIQQGRVSVNGTVVLELGTKVDVKIDKIHVDGKLISSQQNIYILLNKPKGVITSAKDDRGRKTVIDLLEGVDQRVYPVGRLDYNTEGLLLLTNDGELTNHLIHPKYKIYKTYLVKVQGIPSEDKLDILRIGVKLEDGITAPAKVHLIDIDTNYNLTTLEITIHEGKNRQIRRMCEAIGYPVKNLKRIKFATLNLEGVRRGQYRLLSADEVESLKTIK, encoded by the coding sequence ATTTTGGAGCGTTTGCAAAAAGTGATGAGCCAAGCAGGAATCGCGTCTAGAAGAGCTGCAGAAATTTTAATTCAGCAAGGAAGGGTTAGTGTCAATGGAACTGTTGTTTTGGAACTTGGCACTAAGGTTGATGTAAAGATAGATAAAATTCATGTTGATGGAAAGCTAATTTCTAGTCAGCAGAATATTTATATTTTACTCAATAAACCTAAAGGTGTTATTACAAGTGCAAAAGATGATAGAGGACGCAAGACAGTGATCGATTTATTAGAAGGTGTAGATCAACGTGTATATCCAGTCGGACGTTTGGATTATAATACTGAAGGGCTACTGTTACTAACGAATGATGGAGAATTGACAAACCATCTCATTCATCCTAAATATAAAATTTATAAAACTTATTTGGTTAAAGTGCAGGGAATTCCATCAGAAGACAAATTAGATATTTTAAGAATTGGTGTTAAATTAGAAGACGGCATAACTGCGCCAGCGAAAGTCCATCTTATAGATATAGATACGAATTATAATCTAACTACTTTAGAAATAACAATTCACGAAGGAAAAAATCGCCAAATCCGTCGTATGTGTGAAGCGATTGGTTACCCAGTGAAAAATTTAAAACGCATAAAATTTGCTACGTTAAATTTAGAAGGAGTGCGACGGGGGCAATATAGACTACTTTCTGCAGATGAGGTTGAAAGTTTAAAAACAATTAAATAA
- the ytfJ gene encoding GerW family sporulation protein yields the protein MSEQPIEGLMKTTMESIRQMVDVNTIVGEAVNTPDGTVIIPISKVAFGFAAGGGEAFEEEDTSRGFGGGSGAGVSVKPVGFLVCSPEHGIRFMCVEENSLYDRILDLFPQAIETIQKVVNKECDKQDNNDENKNNFDA from the coding sequence ATGAGTGAACAGCCAATTGAAGGGTTAATGAAAACGACAATGGAAAGCATTAGGCAGATGGTAGATGTAAATACCATCGTTGGAGAAGCTGTGAATACACCCGATGGGACTGTTATTATACCTATATCGAAGGTAGCTTTTGGCTTTGCGGCAGGCGGAGGCGAGGCTTTTGAGGAAGAAGATACATCGCGTGGTTTTGGTGGAGGCAGTGGGGCAGGTGTGAGCGTAAAACCAGTTGGCTTTTTGGTTTGTTCACCAGAACATGGAATTCGTTTTATGTGTGTTGAGGAAAATTCACTTTATGATAGAATTTTAGATTTATTTCCACAAGCGATAGAGACTATACAAAAAGTTGTAAATAAGGAATGCGATAAACAAGATAACAATGATGAAAATAAGAATAATTTTGATGCTTAA
- a CDS encoding DUF2953 domain-containing protein produces the protein MLIVVSITMVLFILLIFYGKLYFYVTYHKIDENNTLKLSIILFNYIKLYHKEFHVVDKDLVKEVFSGNKKYEKHHIKEKKNNILENMIDIKKKNKKSVKINLKYFHCKKLDYLICIGFSNSAVTALLYGVLFSIKGAFLAYLHKVITFDTIPKGRICPMFTTQQEEIRVSCIFTLSIGNIIYMLRSLL, from the coding sequence TTGTTAATAGTAGTGAGTATTACTATGGTTTTGTTTATATTACTTATTTTTTATGGGAAACTCTACTTTTATGTTACATATCATAAAATAGATGAAAACAATACGCTCAAGCTATCGATCATATTATTTAACTATATTAAACTATATCATAAAGAATTTCATGTGGTTGACAAAGATTTAGTAAAAGAAGTTTTTTCTGGAAATAAGAAATATGAAAAACACCATATTAAAGAGAAAAAAAATAATATATTAGAAAATATGATCGACATAAAGAAAAAAAATAAAAAATCAGTTAAAATTAACTTAAAATATTTTCATTGTAAGAAACTTGACTATTTGATATGCATTGGTTTTTCGAATTCAGCAGTAACAGCACTTTTATATGGGGTATTGTTTTCTATTAAAGGTGCCTTTTTAGCTTATCTACACAAAGTAATTACGTTCGATACGATTCCTAAAGGTCGAATTTGTCCAATGTTTACAACCCAACAGGAAGAAATTCGGGTAAGCTGTATATTTACTCTTAGTATTGGCAATATTATATATATGTTAAGAAGCTTACTATAG
- a CDS encoding DUF5359 family protein, whose product MRRRKNLYPIKSEKYLLKISIVICLILIGVQFLMLNHNVRSELSIVDKLEGTAFDLNK is encoded by the coding sequence ATGCGTAGAAGGAAAAATTTATATCCCATTAAAAGTGAAAAATATTTATTGAAAATTTCTATTGTTATTTGTCTTATACTGATTGGTGTACAATTTTTAATGTTAAATCATAATGTAAGATCTGAGTTATCTATTGTTGATAAGCTTGAAGGAACAGCGTTTGATTTGAATAAGTGA
- a CDS encoding spore maturation protein, with protein MILELCTKLSVWAIPMIVVIILLGGLLAKVKVYETFVEGASEGFYTAIRIMPFLVAMMVSVSVFRDSGALQVGIHYLSPILDSLGIPKELVPLGVMKPLSGTGALGIASELINRFGPDSLYGRIASVVVGCTDTTFYILTVYFGSVGIIKLRYSLYVGLVGDIVGFFTSIYLCNLIFSY; from the coding sequence ATGATTTTGGAACTGTGTACAAAATTATCGGTATGGGCAATTCCTATGATCGTTGTCATCATTCTTTTAGGAGGGTTGTTAGCAAAGGTAAAAGTTTATGAAACTTTTGTAGAAGGTGCGAGTGAAGGTTTTTATACAGCGATTAGGATTATGCCTTTTTTAGTTGCCATGATGGTTTCCGTTAGTGTTTTTAGAGATTCTGGTGCTTTACAAGTCGGTATTCATTATTTATCTCCGATCCTCGATTCGTTAGGGATCCCGAAAGAATTAGTTCCTCTAGGTGTTATGAAACCGTTATCTGGCACTGGCGCATTAGGAATAGCGAGTGAATTAATCAATCGATTTGGACCAGACTCCTTATATGGTAGAATCGCTTCAGTTGTTGTTGGTTGTACAGATACAACTTTTTATATTTTAACTGTTTATTTTGGTTCAGTTGGTATAATAAAATTGCGATATTCCCTTTATGTGGGGTTAGTTGGTGATATAGTAGGTTTCTTCACTTCTATTTATCTATGTAATTTAATTTTTTCTTATTAG
- a CDS encoding site-2 protease family protein — translation MIFRIPALLIALTVHEYAHARVAVALGDPTPRFEGRLTLNPIAHLDPFGLIMLWLVQFGWAKPVSVNARNFKNWRQGMMLVSLAGPGINLITGFVSMIVLVVMIKMGIREAWLITTLNYICSYNVMFAVFNMLPIPPLDGSKVLMNYLPGRLAYQYESYSQYGTLILMGLIMLNVVSFIIGPIIGFILDMMRIIVTLIF, via the coding sequence ATGATTTTTCGTATTCCTGCGTTATTGATTGCATTGACAGTACATGAATACGCGCATGCAAGAGTGGCTGTAGCATTGGGAGATCCAACACCTCGTTTTGAAGGTAGATTGACATTGAATCCAATTGCACATCTTGATCCATTTGGATTGATTATGCTTTGGTTAGTGCAATTTGGCTGGGCAAAGCCAGTTTCGGTGAATGCGCGCAATTTTAAAAACTGGCGGCAAGGTATGATGCTGGTATCATTGGCAGGCCCTGGGATTAATCTAATTACAGGATTTGTTTCTATGATCGTATTAGTCGTTATGATCAAAATGGGCATTAGGGAGGCATGGCTGATAACGACATTAAATTATATTTGTAGTTATAATGTAATGTTTGCAGTGTTTAATATGTTGCCAATTCCGCCATTGGATGGTTCAAAAGTGTTAATGAATTATTTACCTGGCAGATTAGCATATCAATATGAAAGTTATAGTCAATATGGTACATTGATCTTAATGGGATTAATTATGCTAAATGTAGTTAGTTTTATTATAGGACCCATCATTGGATTTATACTTGACATGATGAGAATTATTGTGACATTGATTTTTTAA
- the scpB gene encoding SMC-Scp complex subunit ScpB: MFYNNLKGHIEALLFVHGDPISAARLGDILNVDKLNIEELICQLKNEMDHTERGLTIIKVAGGYQLCTKPQLAPILEKLSQTLESKLSAPALETLSIIAFRQPITKQEVENIRGVRVDRVLNRLVERNLIKEVGRKEVIGRPILYGTTEEFLKCFGLDDIADLPALPDVN; encoded by the coding sequence ATGTTTTATAATAATCTTAAAGGTCATATAGAAGCGTTATTATTTGTACATGGAGATCCGATTTCAGCAGCTCGTTTAGGAGATATTCTGAACGTTGATAAGTTAAATATTGAAGAATTGATTTGTCAGTTAAAAAATGAAATGGATCATACTGAGAGAGGTTTAACGATTATAAAAGTAGCTGGTGGATATCAATTATGTACAAAACCTCAATTGGCTCCAATATTAGAAAAATTATCACAAACTTTAGAGAGCAAATTATCTGCGCCGGCTTTAGAAACTTTGTCAATCATTGCATTTAGGCAACCAATTACGAAGCAAGAGGTTGAAAATATTCGCGGGGTTAGGGTGGATCGTGTTTTAAATCGATTGGTAGAACGGAATTTAATTAAAGAAGTTGGGCGAAAAGAAGTGATAGGAAGACCTATCTTATATGGAACAACTGAAGAGTTTTTGAAGTGTTTTGGCTTGGATGATATAGCAGATCTGCCAGCTTTACCAGATGTAAATTAA
- the trpS gene encoding tryptophan--tRNA ligase: MSKGRIFSGMQPSGKFHLGNYLGALENWVKLQHEYECFFSIVDLHALTSAYEDTSKIPENIHNMAIDWLSAGLDPEKNIIFVQSKVKEHAELHLLLSMMTPLSWLERVPTYKDKIQQLDGQGKDINTYGFLGYPELMTADIILYKAEYVPVGEDQIPHLELSREIVRRFNNLYKPVFPEPQAQLSKSSLLPGIDGRKMSKSYGNDIPFAASPDELKARIRLMVTDPKRIKKTDCGNPEICVVYKFHKIFNVDQIEEINTKCRQAEIGCVECKKRLAEKMVTAMADMHTRRVEYETNPGRVKEILEYGAERARAVARVTMEEVREAMHL; this comes from the coding sequence ATGAGCAAGGGGCGTATTTTTAGTGGCATGCAGCCATCAGGAAAATTCCATTTGGGAAATTATTTAGGAGCGTTAGAAAATTGGGTTAAGTTGCAGCATGAATATGAATGTTTTTTTTCTATTGTTGATTTACATGCACTAACCTCAGCTTACGAAGATACGAGTAAAATACCAGAAAATATACATAACATGGCGATTGATTGGTTGAGTGCTGGGTTAGATCCGGAAAAGAATATAATTTTTGTCCAGTCCAAGGTAAAAGAACATGCGGAGTTACATTTATTGCTTTCGATGATGACCCCGTTGTCTTGGCTGGAGCGTGTCCCAACCTATAAAGATAAAATTCAGCAGTTGGATGGACAGGGGAAAGACATAAATACTTACGGATTTTTAGGGTATCCAGAGTTGATGACAGCTGATATTATTCTTTATAAAGCAGAATATGTTCCGGTTGGTGAAGATCAAATTCCTCATTTGGAATTATCGCGAGAAATTGTGAGAAGGTTTAACAATTTATATAAACCCGTGTTTCCAGAACCGCAAGCACAATTGAGTAAATCCTCTTTATTACCTGGTATTGATGGGAGAAAAATGAGTAAATCTTATGGAAATGATATCCCATTTGCTGCAAGTCCGGATGAATTAAAAGCACGCATTCGTTTAATGGTAACTGATCCAAAGCGTATAAAAAAGACCGATTGTGGAAATCCAGAAATTTGTGTTGTTTACAAATTTCATAAGATATTTAATGTAGACCAAATAGAAGAAATTAATACGAAGTGTAGACAAGCTGAAATTGGTTGTGTTGAATGCAAAAAGCGGCTTGCTGAAAAAATGGTCACGGCCATGGCAGACATGCATACGCGTAGAGTTGAATACGAAACGAATCCTGGTAGAGTAAAAGAAATTTTAGAATATGGTGCTGAACGAGCTCGTGCAGTTGCGCGTGTTACTATGGAAGAGGTTCGTGAAGCAATGCATCTTTAA
- a CDS encoding nucleoside recognition domain-containing protein, with amino-acid sequence MINIIWASFLLVGILYAAINGTIDIIAKSMISAAENGVLLSFKLIGVMCLWLGMMKIAEKAGFIRLITKLLSPIMRRIFPEIPEKHPAMGAIVMTVSANILGLGNAVTPLGIKAMQEMQKLNHQKNAATPSMCTFLAICTTGFTIVPATVIALRSAAGSSNPEEIVGITIMVSFFATIIVLIFDFFCRTIYYRMRGNRP; translated from the coding sequence ATGATCAATATCATATGGGCATCGTTTTTACTCGTAGGCATACTATATGCTGCAATAAATGGGACAATTGATATAATTGCAAAAAGTATGATTTCTGCTGCAGAAAATGGAGTTCTTTTATCCTTTAAACTTATCGGTGTTATGTGTTTATGGTTAGGTATGATGAAGATTGCTGAAAAAGCCGGATTTATAAGACTGATTACGAAATTGTTAAGCCCTATCATGCGGCGTATCTTTCCTGAAATTCCGGAAAAACACCCCGCTATGGGAGCTATTGTTATGACAGTTAGTGCGAATATATTAGGCTTGGGAAATGCTGTTACACCTTTAGGAATAAAAGCAATGCAAGAAATGCAAAAATTAAATCATCAAAAAAATGCAGCAACACCATCAATGTGTACTTTTTTAGCAATTTGTACAACTGGTTTTACGATTGTACCAGCTACTGTTATTGCATTAAGATCAGCAGCTGGGTCTTCTAATCCTGAAGAGATCGTTGGAATTACGATAATGGTGAGTTTTTTTGCAACAATTATTGTGTTAATTTTTGATTTCTTTTGTCGAACGATTTATTATCGTATGCGAGGAAACAGGCCATGA
- a CDS encoding FAD-dependent oxidoreductase: MPKIIVVGGGWSGCAAALSAAKAGAEVVLLERTDMLLGTGLVGGIFRNNGRYTAAEESVAMGGGDFFVAMDQNSRHKCINFPGHKHASLYDVSKMEPIIKNILRSYGVCIKTKARVNHVVKYARNLKRVIIDGGNELEADAFVDATGTAGPMGNCLTYGNGCAMCILRCPSFGPRISICQKAGIQEFFGQKADGSMGAMSGSCKINKDSLSDEVREQLDREGVVILKVPEKIKKTGALGKKACSQYALAEFADNIILLDTGHAKLMTSYFPLEDLRTIKGLEKARYEDPYAGGAGNSVRYLGIAPSENCLLVNGLENVFCAGEKSAILVGHTEAIITGLLAGNNAVRCTLDMKYLELPRSVAVGDFIAFIHERMLESEGLKLRYTFSGSVYFERMQVSGLYSVNDLEIKARIKENNLTDIYNTCLV; encoded by the coding sequence TTGCCAAAAATTATTGTTGTCGGCGGAGGCTGGTCTGGCTGTGCTGCTGCGTTATCAGCGGCCAAAGCTGGAGCTGAAGTTGTTCTTTTAGAACGCACGGATATGCTTTTAGGGACCGGACTGGTTGGAGGAATATTTCGTAATAATGGACGCTATACTGCAGCGGAAGAAAGTGTTGCTATGGGAGGAGGGGATTTTTTCGTTGCAATGGATCAAAACAGTCGTCATAAATGCATAAATTTCCCAGGACATAAACATGCTTCTCTTTATGATGTATCTAAGATGGAACCGATTATAAAAAATATTTTAAGATCTTATGGAGTTTGTATAAAAACCAAAGCTAGAGTAAATCATGTAGTTAAATATGCACGAAATTTAAAGAGAGTTATTATAGATGGCGGAAATGAATTAGAAGCAGATGCTTTTGTTGATGCAACAGGTACTGCTGGACCTATGGGGAATTGTCTTACGTATGGAAATGGTTGTGCTATGTGTATATTGAGATGTCCATCTTTCGGCCCAAGGATTAGTATTTGTCAAAAAGCAGGTATTCAGGAATTCTTTGGGCAAAAAGCAGATGGTAGTATGGGCGCTATGAGTGGGTCTTGTAAAATAAATAAAGATTCTTTATCTGATGAAGTTCGGGAACAATTAGATAGAGAAGGCGTAGTGATTTTAAAAGTTCCAGAAAAAATTAAAAAAACAGGTGCATTAGGCAAAAAAGCCTGTAGTCAATATGCACTCGCTGAATTTGCAGATAATATTATCTTATTGGATACTGGGCATGCAAAACTAATGACCTCTTATTTTCCTCTTGAAGATTTACGTACAATTAAGGGATTAGAAAAAGCGCGTTATGAGGATCCATATGCAGGTGGTGCTGGAAATTCTGTTCGATATTTGGGTATTGCACCTAGTGAAAATTGTTTGTTAGTAAATGGTTTGGAGAATGTTTTTTGTGCAGGAGAAAAATCAGCTATATTAGTTGGTCACACAGAGGCCATCATTACAGGTTTACTTGCAGGAAATAATGCAGTACGTTGCACTTTGGATATGAAGTACTTAGAATTGCCTAGAAGTGTAGCTGTTGGTGATTTTATTGCTTTTATACATGAAAGAATGTTAGAAAGTGAAGGATTAAAGTTGCGGTATACTTTTTCTGGATCTGTATATTTTGAAAGAATGCAAGTTAGTGGACTCTATTCCGTGAATGATCTAGAAATTAAAGCGAGGATAAAAGAAAACAATTTAACCGATATTTATAATACTTGCTTAGTTTAG
- a CDS encoding BaiN/RdsA family NAD(P)/FAD-dependent oxidoreductase: protein MKKIIVIGGGAAGLMAAIHAAKQGAQVTVLEKMNRVGKKMLITGKGRCNITNNADIPTIIKNMTGNGKFLYSAIHQYSNDDVVAFFHELGVPTKIERGGRIFPESDKAADVVGAMLRALHRLNVSILTEEAVAQMNIENQKIVSVKTQAGKIYFADAVILATGGASYPGTGSTGDGYSLAEQVGHSIVEIRPSLVPLEVEEEWIKELQGLSLRNVRVTVFSGETKIGEDFGEMIFTHFGVSGPIILSLSKVVDQYLMKNKTVNLSINLKPALTIEMLDKRIQRDFEKFSRKQIKNSLGELLPAKLIDIVIDLSYIDPDKPIHQITKEERTRLIEVIMGLTITITRTRPIAEAIVTTGGVNVREINPKTMESKLVENLYFAGEVIDIDGYTGGFNLQAAFSTGYIAGQSAANDD, encoded by the coding sequence ATGAAAAAGATAATTGTTATTGGTGGCGGTGCTGCCGGTCTAATGGCTGCCATTCATGCAGCTAAGCAAGGTGCGCAAGTTACTGTTTTGGAAAAAATGAATCGAGTCGGGAAAAAAATGTTAATTACAGGTAAGGGACGTTGTAATATAACCAATAATGCGGATATTCCAACAATCATTAAAAATATGACTGGAAATGGGAAATTTTTATATAGTGCAATACACCAGTATTCTAATGATGATGTTGTTGCATTCTTTCACGAACTTGGTGTGCCAACTAAAATAGAACGCGGCGGTCGAATTTTTCCAGAAAGTGATAAGGCTGCGGATGTTGTTGGAGCGATGCTTAGAGCTTTGCATAGATTAAACGTTAGTATTTTAACAGAAGAAGCTGTAGCACAGATGAATATTGAAAATCAAAAAATAGTGAGTGTAAAGACGCAAGCAGGCAAAATTTATTTTGCTGATGCGGTTATTCTAGCTACGGGAGGTGCTTCTTATCCGGGAACTGGGTCAACTGGTGATGGGTACAGTTTAGCAGAGCAAGTAGGTCATTCGATTGTAGAAATTCGGCCCTCTTTAGTTCCATTGGAAGTAGAAGAGGAATGGATTAAAGAACTTCAGGGGTTATCTCTTCGAAATGTTCGCGTTACAGTGTTTTCGGGCGAGACCAAAATCGGTGAAGATTTTGGTGAAATGATATTTACACATTTTGGTGTTTCTGGTCCGATTATATTATCATTAAGTAAAGTTGTAGATCAATACTTAATGAAGAACAAAACAGTTAATTTGTCCATTAATTTGAAACCTGCTTTAACGATAGAAATGTTAGACAAACGTATACAAAGAGATTTTGAAAAATTTTCACGTAAACAAATTAAAAATTCTTTAGGCGAATTGCTGCCAGCAAAATTAATAGATATTGTAATAGATTTGTCCTATATTGATCCAGATAAACCGATTCATCAGATTACGAAAGAAGAAAGAACTCGTCTGATAGAGGTGATTATGGGCCTTACTATAACGATAACAAGGACGAGACCAATAGCTGAAGCGATTGTGACAACTGGAGGAGTCAATGTGAGGGAAATTAATCCTAAGACAATGGAATCAAAATTAGTTGAAAATTTATATTTCGCTGGAGAAGTAATTGACATAGATGGATATACGGGTGGTTTCAACTTGCAGGCTGCATTTTCTACTGGATATATCGCGGGACAAAGTGCTGCCAATGATGATTAG
- a CDS encoding D-alanyl-D-alanine carboxypeptidase family protein produces MFKFFNVIVCITFFILNFSAANCWAASGLENITAKSAIVMDAKTGKVIYAKDAESRRYPASTTKMMTLIVALEKSDLNEVVTASEKASVTEGSSLWLEKDEKLRLLDLLYGIMLVSGNDATVAVAEHLAGTVENYAKLMTEKAHEIGATQTNFANSSGLPDPNHYSTAHDLAKIAAYGYKNPMFEQIVSTKTKIIPWAKHDFGRELFNENRMLWLYDGGNGVKTGYTDAAGRCLVSAANRNGIQLIAVVLDSEYMWNDSIALLNYGFEHVKSVNLFQKGEILKTSKVLSGKKDSVALSLDKDINIPVVDDEQNKFTTVIDAPDMIEAEIMKGQRLGTIRILYDNQEIESADLIANDTIDRKSFFIEIYKSFMQVIDYFKNQLR; encoded by the coding sequence ATGTTTAAGTTTTTCAATGTTATTGTATGCATAACATTTTTTATTTTAAATTTTAGCGCAGCAAATTGCTGGGCTGCGAGCGGTTTAGAAAATATAACTGCTAAATCTGCAATTGTTATGGATGCAAAAACTGGTAAAGTTATTTATGCCAAAGATGCGGAAAGTAGGCGTTATCCAGCAAGTACGACTAAAATGATGACATTGATTGTAGCGCTGGAAAAAAGTGATTTAAACGAAGTTGTAACTGCGAGTGAAAAAGCTTCTGTAACAGAAGGATCTTCTTTGTGGTTAGAAAAAGATGAAAAATTAAGATTATTGGATTTGTTATATGGAATTATGCTTGTTTCTGGGAATGATGCTACAGTTGCAGTTGCAGAACATTTGGCTGGAACGGTTGAAAATTATGCGAAGTTAATGACAGAAAAAGCACATGAAATTGGCGCAACACAAACGAATTTTGCAAATTCAAGTGGCCTTCCAGACCCTAACCATTATTCGACAGCACATGATTTAGCAAAGATTGCCGCATATGGTTATAAAAATCCGATGTTTGAACAAATTGTTAGTACAAAAACAAAAATAATTCCTTGGGCGAAACATGATTTTGGACGAGAATTATTTAATGAGAATAGAATGTTGTGGTTATATGATGGGGGAAATGGTGTAAAAACTGGGTATACAGATGCTGCTGGAAGATGTTTGGTCTCCGCTGCAAACCGCAATGGTATTCAACTAATTGCAGTTGTTCTAGATAGTGAGTATATGTGGAACGATTCTATTGCATTATTAAACTATGGTTTTGAACATGTAAAGTCTGTGAATTTATTTCAGAAAGGTGAGATATTAAAAACATCAAAAGTTCTTTCTGGTAAAAAAGATTCTGTAGCACTTTCTCTTGATAAAGATATTAATATCCCTGTGGTTGATGATGAACAAAATAAATTTACAACAGTGATTGATGCTCCTGACATGATTGAAGCTGAAATTATGAAAGGGCAACGTTTAGGTACAATACGTATTTTATATGATAATCAAGAAATTGAATCTGCGGATTTAATAGCAAATGATACGATAGATCGCAAATCATTTTTTATAGAGATTTATAAATCTTTTATGCAAGTAATTGATTACTTTAAAAATCAATTACGTTAA
- a CDS encoding DUF1653 domain-containing protein codes for MMELGIYKHYKGNLYKVLCIAKHSETEEELVVYQALYGRYGYWVRPAVMFNERIKKDGAFVKRFTYVCESSIQDESLE; via the coding sequence ATGATGGAGTTAGGAATTTATAAACATTATAAAGGCAATTTATACAAAGTTTTATGTATTGCAAAGCATAGCGAGACAGAGGAAGAGTTGGTTGTTTATCAAGCCTTATATGGTAGATATGGATATTGGGTAAGACCAGCTGTCATGTTTAATGAAAGAATAAAGAAGGATGGAGCTTTTGTGAAAAGATTTACATATGTTTGTGAATCATCAATACAAGACGAATCTTTAGAATAG